GTTGTCTTTCAACTGCAAGTGCGGGCGGTTAGCGAAGGTTCgccaacaaattgaaatattgaaatattcctAATCCATAACCAACACCTGATCTGATCACCGCTCACTGATTAGACAAACCCAGAGAGACAAGACGAAAAAAACTCTCTGTTGCCAAACCCGAAACTAATTCGAACGCGTTTATGTATGCAGTGGTGCGATGCATTTCTTTCTCGAAGATTTTCTGCAAGCACATCTACCTAAGATTTGTAAGTTTGGATCCCGCAGTTTGAGATTTATAACATTTATGTGCAGGATCTGAAACCATAGCTCATTCACTCATCACCACTACGACTTACTAATGCCCTGCCCACTCTTCCAGATGACAAAATGCAGAgttgcaacaaaaacagcagtAGCCGtatcaccaccaccaacaacaacgtTACTACAACTAGCAACATtagcggcaacagcagcaacaagcgCTGCCCTCAGAAGTACACCGGCAACACCCTAGCCGTCAACAGTAACATGCTGGCCTATCAGCAGCAAGCCACCGCCGGTGGCAAGAACTCCACTCGGAAGAGTcgtcacaacaacaacaagcaaaatcatcagcagcaacaacaacaacagcagcagcagtttgATCATATCCACAAGCGCAATGGAACCGCTGGAGGCACCGGATCCGAGTGCTCTCCCGCTGCACCCACATCCAACTGGCTCCAACGGGGCTACGGACGACAGTTTGTCCATTCTTCATGCATCGAAGGTGAGTGCTTGCACCTAATAACTTTATTGGTAGTGGGTCAAACGGGGTAATTACATACATGGATAAGCAATAGGGATCAGCATCAGGCCATTTCTCTGAGTCACTTGACCACCACCACTGACCACCACTCTTGCCTCGAATTTCGATGGTTCTGCGGGGTATTTAGTCAGTCGTCCGCCCACATACGTATATATTTGATCGTATCTCGGCTCATGGGTATCGGAGTAAAGACGACGCTGAATCACGCTTTCgcattgtttttaataaaattccAAGCAAATCGGCCGGCATCTGAAGTGAATCACACACTCAGCAACGAATTCGGCGTCATCGCCGCTAACGGCAATGGAAACGGGAACGCCAATTTGGATCGTATCGGGTTTGCGGAACGGGAACGGTTATTTCGAGAGCGTCATTCCCGCAAACGGATGAATACAAAGAGATTCGATCTATGTTTCTGGGTCAGTGGATTTATGGGCGAAGGATTCGAGTTTCTCATTACAATGCCTCTGAATTGAGTTGCCACAATGAGCAGCCCAAGCAAAGATTATATTTTTGTCAAACCAATTCTCTTTCGTAAATGATTTTCTATTATTAGTGTGTGGTTTTCCCACCTTAAATTTTCCATACTGCGCTTCCACTCGAACTGAAACGATATCTATTTACGGAAGGTTGTTATCAAACTGGCTCTATCTTTGGGTAGCCATTCGATGGGGGGTAAGCCCTAGGTTACCAATATTTCAATTGGAATGCTCGAGCACCTCACCACTTGAAATAAGCCTTGTTCGCAATTGATAAATTACcaggatatatatatgtatgtatgtacgtttaTTTAGGGACATAGAAAGCATACAGCTACTTTCATTCGGGTTCTTGGCCGTGGATTTCGCTTTCGTTTgcattaaaaatcatttaaaaacgCGGCGGATCgacataaacaaaagaaaattaaataaacaaacaaaggcaTATTCTTCGTAGCAGTCATAAAAACATGAGGAAACCTAGcaaaaaatttacatttttatccACTTTCATAATGTATGCGCATCGGGAATTTTGCTTGTCTATTTATTGATCGGCAATTATGATTGAAAGCGGATGGCTGGCTGATTGTAATGGCACATAAATCACTCCCATTAATTGATTATTCTCTGTGTGGAAACATACATTAATATGTAATGTTTGTTTGCATGGAAATTGGATTGATACTCATATAATGTGTGGTATACAATCACAGTCCCGATACCGAATTTATTATTACCGATTTCAGtgtaattttgtttgttagAATTTTCcactatttatttttggcattaATCAGCGAAACTTTCCAGAATCGGGTCTAAATAATTCTTGTTATCATCGAACTGGAATAAAACGTGTATTTGTGGGGAAAGCTAAGACGCAATACAGAGCAGCTGATTAGAGCTCAGATTTTTTAGTTCCTAGTCAGCTGGCGCCTCTTGACCATTTGTGCTTGCTATTTGCTCTTGCTATTCAGTGTTTGCTATGTGCTATTTGCTATTTGCTATTTACTATTTGCTTTTTGCCGTATCAGGTGTATTATTGGGCGTAGTATCAGTAGATCGATTTGGTCAAACGATGAACTGATAATCGACGTGGACCGAACcaagcatacatatgtacatacatgtacatgtGTTTTGCTCACTCGTTACGCAAGCGATCGTTTTGTCATTCATTAGCACTTGGCTGAAAAAAAGGTGGCCTAGAGCCCATTTCAGAGATCTCCGCATGGCCCAAATGAGATTTGCGCTGAGCCAAAGCACAAAACTGTTCCGTCATGGTTCCCGGGCGGAAAATTCTCCCAAAAGGCTTTCCCTACAATTTTAAAGTGCTTAGATAAGAAATAAAGAGCCACTTATCTGATTGGTAACTTTGAATCTTTGGAAGCGCCACAAGTACGAACTTGAATGCCCCATTTTTTAGTTTGCCAAGATACCTTAGGCTTGGACTTATTCGCAGCATTGTCTCAATTGAGATGGCAGGCccaattatatataattatatcgTTTATATGGCAAAGAGGAATGTTTTCCACGGCGACTGGCATTCGGGGAATGCGTTTTTTACACCCCACAAGTTGGATTTCGGGCTATATAGTTTCGGGCACTAGTTTAGGCTTGCCAATTTGGGTGGTGACCACCAACCGACCAACCAACTGCACAGCCACCTCTATGCTATGTCTATGGGtgcacatttatttttagtttcgACGATCTATTTCCATTACTCCCAGTGTactttacacacacacacgcctgCTCGCATTATTAACCCATTAAAGCCCGCTGTAGTTGCACTACGCAACCGTAGAAGTGCTCGCAATTCCGTCCATTGCTGCTCATCGTGATGAGCAGCCCCATCGCCATTTTCGCATTTCTCTGCGGATCCGTGGAATAGCTCGCAAACGCCCCTCCACTTAACCCTCTTCCCCTCCCCTTCATCTCTTCGCCACACCCCGTTCTCCGACGTCTGTGATTCCCCGCCGCCGGCAATAGTCAAGGTCAACGTGTTCGCCGTTTAGCCACCGGCCGTTTACCCATTGTCTGAGTCCGTGTCTCCAATACGACACCATCCGCTCAGATCCGatccaatccgatccgatccgagcCAGGCCTGGGAGCCAAAGATCACCGTGATCATCGCGCAGTCGGTGAGGCTAGAGGAGAAAGTTCAATGGGCAACGGATTCTCGCTTATTATGTCACAGATACTTAAAGATAATTCTGGTTTCCCAACGATTACATCTCGGTTCTAGGCTATCTTTATAGAAGTGTCTTCGCAACAAGCCCTTTTCAGCAGGAGGAGTACTTGTTTTCCATTGTGCGGTCATAAAAATCATAAGTGCTTAGCCAGAACGAAAACAAGATATTCCAAGAATATGCTTTGGGGCTCATAAAGCGTGCTGCCCATCCTTTTGGATGCTATTAAGCTATTCCCAGAACATTCAGCgcaaagtaaatatttttgagcACACCCAATTAGCACATGAAGATTATTAATCGCTTTTCATTATGAAGCAAAAGATTATCTAACAATTCGGAGGTATCTAGGTATCcatatttgtatctgtatctattgTACATCTGTACCTGAAAGGTACGACTCACGCATATCTAGATTTACACCAAATGCTGTCAGACATTTTGATTGCTCTTTCCAATCGCAGATTTGTTTTCGACTGGAGATTATTAAATCTTTGTCCCCCTCCGCTGACCTCAATGACCGCATTTTGCATACGCATAATGCCAGTCGTGTGCATTATGTTTGATATATGTTTGATTATATATATCGTATGGCATACGGCATATGGCTTACACTATTGGACTATGCCAAACTTTGGACTGACGACGGGATGTGGtgacatatgtgtgtatgtacgtGATCGTACTGGGCTCGCTCGGCGTCCATTAAGTAGTATCATAGTTATATGTTTTTCGCTCAGCTCAAAGCCAAGTTTTCGGGCTCATTAAAAATGCGCAAACCAATTGCGAGACGAGTAATTTTGTTCGTTGTCTTGGCACAGGAAGCGGCGCATAAAGCCGAAGGTCGTTTTTAAGTCGCGCCAAATCATACACTGGGCACTCCAAAGCCGAGCACCTGGGATGCTGTGTACGCTGTTGGATCTGGGCATCCAAATGGGTTGCCTGCCTGCCCCAGTGTGACGTGTGATACCTGAAAATTATGGCAAACGTTGCGTCACTGATGGCGCTCACACAAACAGCGGTTCATCGTCACCAGGCCAGGGCTATCTCTCAGCCCACAGCTGTTGAACTCATATGTCCAAGCCGAGTCGGTTCGCGTGATTTGATATTTTGGGATTGCCGCATCAGAGGAGGACTGATTAGAATGGCGACTTTCGATGCTCCACCACCGCACCCGCTCCACAATCAGAATCGCAgttgaaatcgaaatcggaatcCGAATCAGAATCGCAATCACAATCACAGGTGCGGGGAGACAATCGCGACACTCGAGGGAACTTTCGGGCACTGTTGCCGTAGGTAACTGCGAATTGGCCAGTCGGGAGTGGAGAACTGTGGGCCCCTGGACACGCACATCTTATCACCACCCGGTAACCAAATGTGGGTAGCCTAGCCGCCTTCAGTCTAGACACAGGAACTCAATTCCAGCCATGTGCGCTAGAATGGCTCCGCGCAGCGCTTCAGCTCGATGCCCACTATAGAATATTAGTACTTGGATTCTCGGAACAGGAGCTAGGCAATCTGCGCTCGCAATATGATagttaaatttgaatttaaatcaatttctaCGCCACTCGAGTGCAACTACCATATACATATTGCCCACACACTGCGTGTACCCATGGATTAAGACTCGTCAGTAGCCTCTGTGCTAGTCTCACTTATTTAACTAAACTATCTAATCGCGGGCTCTCAagtgtttttttattttacccTGCTAAGGTTAAGGTCTGACTACCCGGAGAGATTGAATGCCCTTGGAGTTGGACATTATCACGTCAAGTCATCATAAACCAGATCTTATAAATAGTCGTTTTGTCGTGGGCAAGACGCAATAGGTTTGCCTAAATGTGGTTCCCATTTCCCCGATGCGCAGAGTATCAACGACTTCGCCCAAACTCTCGATCATAAATTTCGCTATGTTTACCTTTCAGTCGGACGTAGAAATATTATAGGTTCTTCTATGCTTTTTCAAGGCTGCTTGGGGATTTCGGCGCGTGCGTGTGTCGCCGATAATGCTCCATTATAGGGCCTGTCAAAAAAGCGTTTGGAGAGCGTTCCGAGAGTCGGACAGATGGCCAGCCAGAAGCCGAAACACGCCCAAAAGCGGCCACGCCTTATCTAATCGCTGACCACGCACTCGACGCCCAATGTACTCTGcccatatgtacatacatatgtacgtgaTGGACATACACATGTGGGTATGTGGGTGCTCCTCTCACATGTGCGAGTATACAAGTATAGTACATATGTAAACCATAACCCGATCCAGCCAATATCGTTTCCCGCCGCCTGGTGATCCCATCGGCTCTTTGGGCATCCAACTCACGTCCGGGTGCTTAGTGGCCCGGCGTCCTTCGGCCGGGCGAAGTCAACAAACCCACCTGCCATATGATTTATCTATGCGCgcattgaaattcaattttagcCCGAGTGGCTGCCGCCATCTGGGCCCCCTAGGAACCCCAGGGGGGTGTGCACATAACACTCCATATCCGTTGATGATGTACTGCTTGGGGAGCACATAGGTGTTTAAGGAAGTGCTCGAGCGCCTGTACTCCAAGTAGGCCGGTAGCTGTTTGGAAGCGGAAGAGCCACTGCCAAGTGGTCGATAAGAAAGTCGAGTGGCGGAACAGGAAGACGCACCACATGACCGAGTTTCGGTGCACGAAAAGCGTCAACTCTAGGATCACTGAGAGATAACCATTAACCATTGGGGAAGCTGGTTAATTGTAGTTAGACTACTGGCTCCTTTCAAACTCTTTCTTGGAACTTTTGACCTGGAAACCCATGGATCCGAATGATTCGTTCACAACGAGagttaaaatgaaataaaatgaataaatgcgGAAGCGCAGCTACAAGCACATCATAATAGTCATACTAAAAGTCTATAATTGTAATGCGTCATCACAAGCCCCCAGCCCCCCAGCCCCCCAGCCCCCTGgtccacccccccccctcgaaTTAGCCCCTGCCCCCTGGGTGGCAACCAAATAAGCTGAATTGGCGAAAAGTCGGGTAGGAACCCCGCACAATTTGCGTCAATTTCCAGTCATGCGTAACCTTCCCCAAATCAAATCACACACTCGAAACTTAAATACGTACCACTTACACGGAGAGAAATAAGTTTAAATAGTAACTAATACTTAAAGAACATTCTTACTTGGTTCACACGCACTTGTTCGAAAATCGACCTATGgacttatatttattaatcaaTCGAAACTGCAATAGAAGGCACATTTTGCATGCTAAAATATTGgtattttatttgttcaaTATTTGAAGcagtattatattataatatgtCCCGAAAATTCCAAGTgtaatgaataataaaacaGAGAGGTGGAAAACGAGCAAAACTCTAAAGCACGTGGTTCTGTTGATAAGCGTGTGTGTCGAGCATTAGCTAACTgcgcgtgcgtgtgtgtgtgtgtgtgtgtgtgtgtgtacgagTGTAGGCTGTTATcagaaatttgaatttccaacCGAACGTTTTATTTTATGGTAATAGGATCGTGAAATTTGCCTAATGAATTAAACGCATAGTTTAATAAATACAAGCCCATATTCGAATTTTAATAGTAGGCAGTTTAATAACAGTCGTTCTTCATAAATAAGTTGATTTactaatttacttaaaattaattaaacataataCTTGTAAATAAAAGCCAAGAAATCGGCTTACTTACATCATATGTAAGTAAGTATGTTGGGAAATTTCAGCGATCAATTTGGATctcattttgaaaattaattccCCACTCTCTCCCTTTTTTCTTGCAGACAAACTCCTAGGTCATCACAATCCGGGCCATCGCAATAGCACCAGCAGCGACGCGACCAGCGAGGATATAGACTCCAGTAGCGAGCTTCCAAACAAGTCGAAGGGAAATTCATGCGCCGGCAGCATCCATGCTTCAGGCGGCAGCAAGAGTCGCTCGAAGCGCCACCAAAAGCAGTCCGGCCAGCAGACTCGCAATCCCGATCACAATGGCCAAAGGACCGGAGCAGCTACCCCCTGTACGGGCCAGAAAGCCAAGCAGGGGAATGCCAAGTGGCGCCAGCAGCAACCCAatcccagcagcaacaaccaacagcagcagatgcaACAACAGATGCAACAGCAGAAGCGCGGCAGGAACAAGAAGCCCGGGAAGTGGAGCAACAACATCATTGACAACCCAAACAGCAATCACGGCGGCAGCAGTCAACAGAAGACTTGCGACAGCAGCTCCTCCTCTGCGCTGAGTTCGCCAACCAGTTCGGCCACCACATCGGCCACCAGTTCGCCCACCAATTCGCCCACCAGTTACCCCCGTGCCAATGGAAATCGGAAGCGGATCGAAGCGGCACTGGAATGGCGCCGGGAGCAAGAGCTTGGTCGCCAGAATGCCAACTTCCTGGTTCCTCCTCTCCGCCAGTACGAGCAACTGGAGTTTGACGATAAAACCGTGGTGCAGCAACTGCGTCGACACATCATAGATAATCATCTGCTGAGGGTCTACGGCTTTCCCGTGGATTCGGTGGTCCACGAAGGCGCCATCGAAATCTTCAAGTGCATGCCGCACATGAGTTTTGCAGCCGCGCTTGCGGAAACTGCTCAGGCCGTTACAGTGATCAACTACCACGACGGACTGACCAACCGCGCCGAGGAGGAGGTGGCCAATTCGACCGATTCGGGCAACAGTTCACCCCAATCCTTAGACTCCGAATCAGGCGGCGAGTGGAGCGGCAGTGAATGCGAGTCCTCGAACTCATCGTCCTCCTCCGCCGGCGAAGCAGCGCTGGGTCTCGAGTTGAAGTACTGCCATTTTGTGCCGGTGGAAAGGAGTCTGTCCAAGCCTTGTGCGCGCTGCAAGCGCCACTTTCTGGTTGACGAGCTGACGGGTCAGTATTTGACCCATGAGGAATGCCAATACCACTCAGGCAAGTACCAGCGGTACTACGATGGCGTCAGCCACGGACGCTGGACGTGCTGCAACGAGGGCGAGGAATCCTCGCCGGGATGCTGCCTGGGCGACCGTCATGTGTGGTCGGGATCGGTGGTGGGGGTCAACGGGCCCTACTACGATTTCGTTAGGACCGAGCACCGAGGATCCGGCGAGGACGAGCCCGCCGTATACGCCCTGGACTGCGAGATGAGCTACACGGGTCGTGGTCTGGACGTGACCAAGGTCTCCCTGGTGGCACTCAACGGGCAATTGGTTTATGAGCATTTCGTTCGGCCCGTGTGCGACATAATAGACTACAACACCCAGTATTCGGGCATTACGGAAACGGATCTGTGTTCCGGAGCCAAGAGTCTGGCCGAGGTGCAAAGGGATC
The DNA window shown above is from Drosophila melanogaster chromosome X and carries:
- the prage gene encoding prage, isoform F — encoded protein: MHFFLEDFLQAHLPKIYDKMQSCNKNSSSRITTTNNNVTTTSNISGNSSNKRCPQKYTGNTLAVNSNMLAYQQQATAGGKNSTRKSRHNNNKQNHQQQQQQQQQQFDHIHKRNGTAGGTGSECSPAAPTSNWLQRGYGRQFVHSSCIEDKLLGHHNPGHRNSTSSDATSEDIDSSSELPNKSKGNSCAGSIHASGGSKSRSKRHQKQSGQQTRNPDHNGQRTGAATPCTGQKAKQGNAKWRQQQPNPSSNNQQQQMQQQMQQQKRGRNKKPGKWSNNIIDNPNSNHGGSSQQKTCDSSSSSALSSPTSSATTSATSSPTNSPTSYPRANGNRKRIEAALEWRREQELGRQNANFLVPPLRQYEQLEFDDKTVVQQLRRHIIDNHLLRVYGFPVDSVVHEGAIEIFKCMPHMSFAAALAETAQAVTVINYHDGLTNRAEEEVANSTDSGNSSPQSLDSESGGEWSGSECESSNSSSSSAGEAALGLELKYCHFVPVERSLSKPCARCKRHFLVDELTGQYLTHEECQYHSGKYQRYYDGVSHGRWTCCNEGEESSPGCCLGDRHVWSGSVVGVNGPYYDFVRTEHRGSGEDEPAVYALDCEMSYTGRGLDVTKVSLVALNGQLVYEHFVRPVCDIIDYNTQYSGITETDLCSGAKSLAEVQRDLLQLITADTILIGHGLENDLRALRLVHNTLIDTSISFPHCNGFPYRRALRHLTKVHLKRDIQAGDGTTGHSSFEDSRACMELMLWRVNRELDPAWSWDD
- the prage gene encoding prage, isoform D; this encodes MQSCNKNSSSRITTTNNNVTTTSNISGNSSNKRCPQKYTGNTLAVNSNMLAYQQQATAGGKNSTRKSRHNNNKQNHQQQQQQQQQQFDHIHKRNGTAGGTGSECSPAAPTSNWLQRGYGRQFVHSSCIEDKLLGHHNPGHRNSTSSDATSEDIDSSSELPNKSKGNSCAGSIHASGGSKSRSKRHQKQSGQQTRNPDHNGQRTGAATPCTGQKAKQGNAKWRQQQPNPSSNNQQQQMQQQMQQQKRGRNKKPGKWSNNIIDNPNSNHGGSSQQKTCDSSSSSALSSPTSSATTSATSSPTNSPTSYPRANGNRKRIEAALEWRREQELGRQNANFLVPPLRQYEQLEFDDKTVVQQLRRHIIDNHLLRVYGFPVDSVVHEGAIEIFKCMPHMSFAAALAETAQAVTVINYHDGLTNRAEEEVANSTDSGNSSPQSLDSESGGEWSGSECESSNSSSSSAGEAALGLELKYCHFVPVERSLSKPCARCKRHFLVDELTGQYLTHEECQYHSGKYQRYYDGVSHGRWTCCNEGEESSPGCCLGDRHVWSGSVVGVNGPYYDFVRTEHRGSGEDEPAVYALDCEMSYTGRGLDVTKVSLVALNGQLVYEHFVRPVCDIIDYNTQYSGITETDLCSGAKSLAEVQRDLLQLITADTILIGHGLENDLRALRLVHNTLIDTSISFPHCNGFPYRRALRHLTKVHLKRDIQAGDGTTGHSSFEDSRACMELMLWRVNRELDPAWSWDD
- the prage gene encoding prage, isoform J — translated: MLLAEIGQQENMLPPPYVAAIKRKIDPEQQQQRKQHRSNILGCNKSSSINCSSINGDNRHLQRQQGKMYYNSSSRPFWRKCRSAAPTNLMTTIPTNNDLCNTAAAATYDKMQSCNKNSSSRITTTNNNVTTTSNISGNSSNKRCPQKYTGNTLAVNSNMLAYQQQATAGGKNSTRKSRHNNNKQNHQQQQQQQQQQFDHIHKRNGTAGGTGSECSPAAPTSNWLQRGYGRQFVHSSCIEDKLLGHHNPGHRNSTSSDATSEDIDSSSELPNKSKGNSCAGSIHASGGSKSRSKRHQKQSGQQTRNPDHNGQRTGAATPCTGQKAKQGNAKWRQQQPNPSSNNQQQQMQQQMQQQKRGRNKKPGKWSNNIIDNPNSNHGGSSQQKTCDSSSSSALSSPTSSATTSATSSPTNSPTSYPRANGNRKRIEAALEWRREQELGRQNANFLVPPLRQYEQLEFDDKTVVQQLRRHIIDNHLLRVYGFPVDSVVHEGAIEIFKCMPHMSFAAALAETAQAVTVINYHDGLTNRAEEEVANSTDSGNSSPQSLDSESGGEWSGSECESSNSSSSSAGEAALGLELKYCHFVPVERSLSKPCARCKRHFLVDELTGQYLTHEECQYHSGKYQRYYDGVSHGRWTCCNEGEESSPGCCLGDRHVWSGSVVGVNGPYYDFVRTEHRGSGEDEPAVYALDCEMSYTGRGLDVTKVSLVALNGQLVYEHFVRPVCDIIDYNTQYSGITETDLCSGAKSLAEVQRDLLQLITADTILIGHGLENDLRALRLVHNTLIDTSISFPHCNGFPYRRALRHLTKVHLKRDIQAGDGTTGHSSFEDSRACMELMLWRVNRELDPAWSWDD
- the prage gene encoding prage, isoform B, whose protein sequence is MEQITNYFEHMDYVSFSVVALPCVVIAVYGFLQVASGLAKCKNDKMQSCNKNSSSRITTTNNNVTTTSNISGNSSNKRCPQKYTGNTLAVNSNMLAYQQQATAGGKNSTRKSRHNNNKQNHQQQQQQQQQQFDHIHKRNGTAGGTGSECSPAAPTSNWLQRGYGRQFVHSSCIEDKLLGHHNPGHRNSTSSDATSEDIDSSSELPNKSKGNSCAGSIHASGGSKSRSKRHQKQSGQQTRNPDHNGQRTGAATPCTGQKAKQGNAKWRQQQPNPSSNNQQQQMQQQMQQQKRGRNKKPGKWSNNIIDNPNSNHGGSSQQKTCDSSSSSALSSPTSSATTSATSSPTNSPTSYPRANGNRKRIEAALEWRREQELGRQNANFLVPPLRQYEQLEFDDKTVVQQLRRHIIDNHLLRVYGFPVDSVVHEGAIEIFKCMPHMSFAAALAETAQAVTVINYHDGLTNRAEEEVANSTDSGNSSPQSLDSESGGEWSGSECESSNSSSSSAGEAALGLELKYCHFVPVERSLSKPCARCKRHFLVDELTGQYLTHEECQYHSGKYQRYYDGVSHGRWTCCNEGEESSPGCCLGDRHVWSGSVVGVNGPYYDFVRTEHRGSGEDEPAVYALDCEMSYTGRGLDVTKVSLVALNGQLVYEHFVRPVCDIIDYNTQYSGITETDLCSGAKSLAEVQRDLLQLITADTILIGHGLENDLRALRLVHNTLIDTSISFPHCNGFPYRRALRHLTKVHLKRDIQAGDGTTGHSSFEDSRACMELMLWRVNRELDPAWSWDD